The genomic stretch GCCGAGAGGCTGGGGCTGCCGTCGCTGCTGCCCCCATCGACCACCAGGCAGCTCTCGATCAGTCCAGCGGGAGCCGTGGCCAGATCCGCCAGCAGGGCCGGCAGGTGCTTCGCCTCGTCCAGCGCAGGGATCACCACCGCCAGGGGGGCGCCGGCGGCAGATGGCGCAGCCGTTCCTCTCACCCCAGCCAGGGCTCCAGGTCCAGGGCACGGTCGAGATCGCTGCGCTGCGCCAGCAGGGCCGTCTCCAGGCCCTCCGCAGCGGCACGCTCCAGGGTGCGGTGGAGCACATCGGCGCTGCCCCAGGGGATGCCGCTCAGCAGGCTGGGCCGGTGTCCTTTCAGCCCGATCAGCCAGTAGCCCCCATCGCTGGCTGGACCGAGCACCAGCGCGCTGCCGGCCAGGGCCGAAAAGCCAGCCTCCAGATCCGCGCGTTCCAGCAGGGGCAGGTCGGTGCCGATCAGCAGCACCTGCCGGGCTCCTTCGCCGAAGGCCCGCGCCAGCTGCCTGGCCATCCGACTGCCCAGACCTCCTTCCCCCTGGAGGACCGCCCGGTGGGCACCGAGGCTGTGGCCCCAGCGCCGGGCCCCCCGGGGGCCAAGGCCGCTGACGGCCAGCACCAGCTCAGGGCCGC from Synechococcus sp. CBW1107 encodes the following:
- a CDS encoding TIGR04282 family arsenosugar biosynthesis glycosyltransferase — translated: MARWPAAGRCKSRLGKGIGLVGAARIQRRLSEHTLATARRLGGPELVLAVSGLGPRGARRWGHSLGAHRAVLQGEGGLGSRMARQLARAFGEGARQVLLIGTDLPLLERADLEAGFSALAGSALVLGPASDGGYWLIGLKGHRPSLLSGIPWGSADVLHRTLERAAAEGLETALLAQRSDLDRALDLEPWLG